One Armatimonadia bacterium DNA window includes the following coding sequences:
- a CDS encoding right-handed parallel beta-helix repeat-containing protein, which translates to MDLTVGPQDGDVIGIDNNALQAAVDAVAREGGGTVYVKSGTYSMYNSLFLRSGVNVVGLGPAPVLQKVASTKVALATDAAYGQDRVTVADASGLRKGTGIALSDDVHSSAWYVNVRTIVEVEGNTLVLDEALDLDFLVSRNGKVETSYPVICGKEMKRARVENLVADGSRSTSAPLNGCRGGAIYLWRTEGCVIDNCTARNFNGDGISFQVSPRTSVTRCKVYRNAGHGVHPGSGSHHVEVSGSQISANDGDGLFLCWLVKDSKFSNNTIERNGQDGISIGHEDTDNLLVSNTIERNGRHGVCFRAEAAYNGGHRNTLQDNTIRDNGQSHPGDGIHVEAFTFDLNIIGNTIEDTMRDAKVTQRNGIYLAKGVDGIRTRGNTIRANADEVIADESEGQKNSLQL; encoded by the coding sequence ATGGACCTTACGGTAGGGCCTCAGGATGGCGACGTGATCGGCATCGACAACAACGCGCTCCAGGCCGCCGTCGACGCCGTCGCCCGCGAAGGTGGCGGAACGGTCTACGTCAAGAGCGGCACCTACTCCATGTACAACTCGCTGTTCCTGCGCTCCGGTGTGAATGTTGTCGGGCTCGGACCAGCACCCGTGCTGCAGAAGGTGGCGTCAACCAAGGTCGCTCTTGCCACCGATGCCGCCTATGGCCAGGACCGTGTAACGGTTGCCGACGCCTCCGGCCTGAGAAAGGGCACGGGCATCGCCCTCAGCGACGACGTCCACAGCAGCGCGTGGTATGTCAACGTCCGCACGATCGTCGAGGTGGAGGGCAACACGCTCGTTCTCGACGAAGCGCTGGACCTGGACTTCCTGGTCTCACGCAACGGGAAGGTCGAGACTTCCTACCCGGTGATCTGCGGCAAGGAGATGAAGCGGGCCCGGGTCGAGAACCTCGTGGCAGACGGCTCTCGCAGCACAAGCGCCCCGCTCAATGGCTGTCGCGGCGGTGCCATCTACCTGTGGAGGACCGAGGGCTGCGTGATCGACAACTGCACGGCCCGCAACTTCAATGGCGACGGCATCAGCTTCCAGGTGAGTCCGCGCACCTCGGTGACGCGCTGCAAGGTCTACCGGAACGCCGGACATGGCGTCCACCCCGGGTCGGGCTCTCATCACGTTGAGGTGAGTGGATCGCAGATCTCGGCCAACGACGGTGACGGGCTGTTCCTGTGCTGGCTGGTGAAGGACTCCAAGTTCTCGAACAACACCATCGAGCGCAATGGGCAGGACGGCATCTCCATCGGGCATGAGGATACCGACAACCTGCTGGTCTCCAACACCATCGAGCGCAACGGGCGTCATGGCGTGTGCTTCCGGGCGGAGGCGGCCTACAACGGCGGCCACCGCAACACGCTCCAGGACAACACAATCCGTGACAACGGCCAGTCGCACCCCGGCGACGGAATTCACGTCGAGGCCTTCACCTTCGACCTGAACATAATAGGGAACACCATCGAGGATACGATGCGTGACGCGAAGGTTACCCAGCGCAACGGCATCTACCTGGCGAAGGGCGTGGACGGGATCAGGACGCGCGGCAACACCATCCGAGCGAATGCCGACGAGGTGATCGCGGACGAGTCCGAGGGCCAGAAGAACTCGCTGCAGCTCTGA
- the amrA gene encoding AmmeMemoRadiSam system protein A, with product MLTEEQKQRLLCVARQSLRHAVDLASEPSLETDDPVLRRPSGAFVTLKLGGMLRGCIGHIEPVYPLLLTVREMARAAALEDPRFPPVTAEEEPQIHLEISVMSPVTPVPDLEAIEVGRHGLVVEKGPFRGLLLPQVAPEWGWNREEFLRHTCRKAGLPADAYRRGAKVSWFEAEVFGEEED from the coding sequence ATGCTGACCGAGGAACAGAAACAGAGGCTGCTGTGCGTTGCCCGTCAGTCGCTGCGCCATGCCGTCGACCTTGCCTCGGAGCCGTCCCTGGAGACTGATGACCCCGTCCTGCGGCGTCCCAGTGGCGCTTTCGTGACGCTCAAACTGGGCGGTATGCTCCGGGGCTGCATCGGCCATATCGAGCCCGTGTACCCGCTCCTCCTGACGGTCAGGGAGATGGCTCGCGCAGCGGCACTGGAGGATCCCCGTTTCCCGCCGGTGACGGCCGAAGAGGAACCCCAGATACACCTTGAGATCTCTGTCATGTCCCCTGTGACGCCTGTGCCCGATCTGGAGGCCATCGAGGTCGGTCGCCATGGCCTGGTCGTGGAGAAGGGACCCTTCCGAGGACTGCTTCTGCCCCAGGTCGCGCCTGAGTGGGGGTGGAACCGCGAGGAGTTCCTCAGGCATACGTGTCGCAAGGCCGGACTGCCGGCCGACGCCTACCGCCGTGGTGCCAAGGTCTCGTGGTTCGAGGCCGAGGTCTTCGGCGAGGAGGAAGACTGA
- a CDS encoding zinc ribbon domain-containing protein, with product MPLCPKCGHEVAKTDAHCMDCGTDLLAERDKEREVLRQMSMAARIGSGQHTVAGASSGTMAVGEKSAEETRIRAFDVQEAERMAQERTTSWVSAGIALVLGVALVLVALSRIKAGGGFDDLVALLKPKAFRSLSNLGSPLMLGFILLGLGVSGLLIAFGQVRLAMATTRGIAQVRGNLRPDIVQVSRATILGLFVLCVFCPPVGLIIGLLMRFGRNPDLRPLGARMVQMAIAIMVLFAGNMLFKLGDGLKTVKPPAH from the coding sequence ATGCCGTTGTGCCCCAAGTGCGGCCATGAGGTCGCCAAGACAGACGCTCACTGTATGGATTGCGGGACAGACCTACTTGCCGAGCGCGACAAAGAGCGCGAGGTGCTCCGCCAGATGAGCATGGCCGCCCGGATTGGGAGCGGCCAGCACACTGTGGCAGGAGCATCCTCCGGTACGATGGCGGTAGGGGAGAAGTCGGCCGAGGAGACCCGCATCCGAGCCTTTGACGTGCAGGAGGCCGAGCGCATGGCTCAGGAGCGCACCACCTCTTGGGTCTCCGCCGGTATCGCCCTGGTCCTGGGCGTCGCCCTTGTCCTGGTCGCGCTGAGCCGCATCAAAGCCGGCGGCGGCTTTGACGACCTTGTCGCCCTTCTCAAGCCCAAGGCCTTCCGCAGCCTTTCGAACCTCGGCAGCCCCCTGATGCTCGGCTTCATCCTGCTGGGCCTTGGTGTTTCCGGGCTTCTGATCGCCTTCGGCCAGGTACGGCTTGCCATGGCCACCACGCGAGGCATCGCGCAGGTCCGTGGCAACCTCCGTCCCGACATCGTCCAGGTAAGCCGCGCCACCATCCTCGGGCTGTTCGTGCTGTGCGTCTTCTGCCCGCCGGTAGGCCTTATCATCGGCCTGCTGATGCGCTTCGGCCGCAACCCGGACTTGCGCCCTCTGGGGGCAAGGATGGTGCAGATGGCAATCGCTATCATGGTGCTGTTCGCCGGCAACATGCTCTTCAAGCTCGGGGACGGCCTCAAGACAGTCAAGCCGCCCGCTCACTAG